The following proteins come from a genomic window of Paenibacillus swuensis:
- a CDS encoding DUF6259 domain-containing protein produces MPKISDGLVQLNGKAISLESIMNCYKEGLLEWSLTAQLPSQPWKPGVKLLLSSKDCSGQAEAVDQGYLIRYSRLSESVPFSKIQIEMRILETASQKWDISLHIQNHNEQAWYIREVVGVKLSGIQASGENSNLYWPNGLGQRFRGFQAIGSRSMSYPSGTGTMPWFALACENSGGLYFGTHDPDKGKLDIHANHNELLDVLDVSVKHHPYIQPGGSWNSPTFVIQAFQGTWHEAAQIYRSWYDSHASIITPPQWVRRSSGWLLSVMKQQNGEVMWDYHSGIDQLCQVAEERGLDTLGLFGWAHGGHDRCFPDFIPDQLMGGKEALRKALGRAKERGMRTILYANGVIMDLMTEFYRYHGNDAALLLENQELQVSSVRKFRSATPVPFAMGCTGSDVWQNRMLELAIQAYELGADGILFDQIGVYGPDECHNPNHKHKTPATAYTTERSQIIHSIATHMRSLSPDFAIMTEGIHDSVLSGISYVHGWGCGFRPEETHASAGEEPFPEMFRYTFPELPMTQRHPTAMMDRYYANFAVLYGLRFELETRYRADVQYLLQDKLPESEDYEDVVYYPPDHELMRSIPPAEAKQYLRQVIEFCKKYSDYLWEGRFLDTTGFELIGLSEGLTAKAYAAGDRIAVLVWNSSSTELNCSIRAGRRSLFGCADPDGESVDAASPIPPQSVRLYLFQ; encoded by the coding sequence GTGCCAAAAATATCAGACGGGTTAGTTCAATTGAACGGAAAGGCTATTAGTCTGGAAAGTATCATGAATTGTTATAAGGAAGGCCTACTGGAATGGAGTTTGACCGCCCAGCTTCCCTCCCAACCTTGGAAGCCGGGAGTAAAGTTGCTGCTTTCAAGCAAGGATTGTTCCGGGCAGGCAGAAGCGGTGGATCAGGGTTATCTTATTCGGTACAGTAGGCTAAGCGAATCGGTGCCTTTTTCAAAAATACAGATCGAAATGCGGATATTGGAGACAGCATCCCAGAAATGGGATATTTCTCTGCACATTCAGAATCATAATGAGCAGGCTTGGTATATTCGGGAGGTCGTAGGAGTAAAGTTATCGGGTATACAAGCTTCGGGCGAAAATAGCAACTTATATTGGCCCAACGGACTGGGCCAGCGATTCCGCGGATTTCAGGCGATAGGAAGCAGGTCGATGTCCTATCCAAGCGGGACAGGGACGATGCCATGGTTCGCTCTTGCTTGTGAAAACAGTGGCGGATTATACTTCGGCACACATGATCCTGATAAGGGGAAATTAGACATTCATGCAAATCATAATGAATTATTGGATGTTCTGGATGTCAGCGTTAAGCATCATCCGTATATCCAGCCCGGAGGAAGTTGGAATTCTCCGACCTTCGTCATACAAGCTTTTCAGGGAACCTGGCATGAAGCGGCTCAGATATACCGAAGTTGGTACGATTCGCATGCTTCAATCATTACGCCCCCACAATGGGTTCGCCGGTCTTCCGGGTGGCTGCTTAGCGTAATGAAGCAGCAGAACGGGGAGGTCATGTGGGACTACCACAGCGGAATTGATCAGTTATGTCAAGTCGCCGAGGAACGCGGTCTAGACACCCTTGGCTTGTTCGGTTGGGCGCATGGCGGACATGACCGCTGTTTCCCCGATTTTATTCCCGATCAGTTAATGGGAGGTAAAGAGGCGCTGCGGAAAGCTCTGGGGCGTGCCAAGGAGCGAGGCATGCGAACGATTCTCTATGCTAATGGGGTCATCATGGACCTTATGACGGAGTTCTATCGTTATCATGGCAATGATGCTGCGTTGCTCCTGGAGAACCAGGAACTCCAAGTTTCATCAGTACGTAAATTTCGCAGTGCAACACCGGTTCCGTTCGCCATGGGTTGTACAGGTTCGGACGTATGGCAGAACCGGATGCTGGAATTGGCTATACAAGCCTATGAGCTGGGAGCCGATGGCATCCTTTTCGACCAAATCGGAGTCTATGGTCCAGATGAATGTCATAACCCGAATCATAAACATAAAACACCGGCGACCGCATATACAACAGAACGAAGTCAAATTATACATTCTATCGCAACGCATATGAGAAGTCTAAGCCCTGACTTCGCGATTATGACCGAGGGGATTCATGACTCTGTGCTCTCCGGGATATCGTATGTTCACGGCTGGGGCTGCGGCTTCAGGCCGGAAGAAACGCATGCCTCCGCAGGGGAAGAGCCCTTCCCCGAGATGTTCCGTTACACGTTTCCGGAACTGCCTATGACGCAGCGTCATCCTACGGCCATGATGGACCGGTACTACGCCAACTTCGCAGTCCTGTATGGATTGAGGTTTGAATTGGAAACCCGTTACAGGGCCGATGTACAGTACTTGCTTCAAGATAAACTTCCCGAGTCTGAGGATTATGAGGATGTAGTTTATTATCCACCTGATCATGAGTTGATGAGGAGTATTCCTCCAGCTGAAGCAAAACAATATTTGCGGCAGGTTATTGAATTCTGCAAAAAGTATTCAGATTACCTTTGGGAGGGCCGATTCCTAGATACCACCGGTTTCGAGCTTATCGGCCTGTCTGAGGGATTGACTGCTAAGGCTTATGCAGCCGGCGACCGGATCGCCGTACTCGTATGGAACAGCTCTTCAACAGAGCTGAATTGCAGCATTAGAGCGGGGCGACGTTCCTTATTCGGCTGTGCTGATCCGGATGGGGAATCAGTTGATGCTGCAAGTCCAATTCCCCCTCAAAGTGTCCGTTTGTATCTCTTCCAATAG
- a CDS encoding Rieske (2Fe-2S) protein: MKPHIIGAAAEFPVGSRRVIDIGGRSIGVFNIEGKLYALRNYCPHQGAELCSGLITPLVTSEEPGQFSSEREGEIIRCPWHQWEFDIKTGCLITDPRVKTRSYDVVVETYNIEQSKENVVVYMPTV, from the coding sequence ATGAAGCCGCATATAATCGGAGCAGCAGCTGAGTTCCCTGTCGGGTCCCGTCGAGTGATCGACATTGGAGGTCGAAGTATCGGCGTGTTTAATATCGAAGGAAAATTATATGCTTTGCGGAATTATTGCCCTCATCAAGGCGCTGAGCTGTGCAGCGGGTTAATTACACCTCTGGTGACATCTGAAGAACCGGGTCAGTTCTCCTCTGAGCGTGAAGGCGAAATTATCCGTTGCCCATGGCATCAGTGGGAATTCGATATCAAGACAGGTTGCCTGATAACAGATCCGCGCGTGAAGACGCGCTCATATGACGTGGTCGTTGAGACTTACAATATTGAGCAGTCGAAAGAAAATGTCGTTGTATACATGCCTACGGTTTAG
- a CDS encoding amidohydrolase family protein, which translates to MGRRKIIDCDIHHQLGEVKDLFPYLSQHYRSQVETWGLQLPSLPTLNGGVQGRRVDSFPPNGNPPASDLSFLAKQLMDEFNVEYGILTGEFQPVTTTPDANYAAALCSAYNDFTVEHWLEKDKRMKGSVLIPIQDPLLAAKEIDRVGKHKDVVQVIAPSGAKSLYGQRYYNPIYEACERNDLPFTIHIGMEGFGINPSPTGAGHPSYYIEYRALRPQLIMAHLASFIFEGVFERFPNLKVVLLEAGVFWIVPYLWRLDQDWIGLRYQTPWVKKKPSEYFMDHVYIGSQPIETGPNPAAFKQMLEWMNGKEKLLFCSDYPHWDFDSPAMALPKLDEETSANIYYNNAARLYKLGSWAKEGSV; encoded by the coding sequence ATGGGACGACGTAAAATCATCGATTGTGATATTCATCATCAGCTTGGCGAAGTCAAAGATTTGTTCCCTTATTTGTCTCAACATTATCGTTCTCAAGTGGAGACGTGGGGTTTACAGCTGCCGTCCCTGCCGACACTGAACGGCGGGGTACAGGGGAGAAGGGTGGATTCATTCCCGCCCAACGGGAATCCACCGGCATCGGATTTGTCCTTCTTGGCGAAACAACTTATGGACGAATTCAACGTGGAGTACGGCATATTAACCGGGGAGTTCCAACCTGTAACGACCACACCAGACGCGAATTACGCGGCAGCTTTATGTTCAGCGTACAATGACTTTACCGTGGAACATTGGTTAGAGAAGGATAAGCGCATGAAGGGATCCGTACTCATCCCGATTCAGGATCCATTGCTGGCCGCCAAAGAAATTGACCGTGTGGGCAAACATAAAGATGTGGTTCAGGTTATTGCGCCAAGCGGCGCAAAATCTCTATACGGCCAGCGTTATTACAATCCAATCTATGAGGCCTGTGAACGGAACGATCTGCCTTTCACCATTCATATCGGTATGGAAGGGTTCGGAATCAATCCTTCACCGACAGGAGCCGGTCACCCTTCCTATTATATTGAATACCGGGCTTTGCGGCCCCAGTTAATAATGGCTCACCTGGCGAGTTTCATCTTTGAAGGGGTATTCGAGCGTTTCCCTAACCTGAAGGTAGTGTTGCTTGAAGCAGGCGTGTTCTGGATTGTGCCTTACTTATGGAGACTGGATCAGGACTGGATCGGCTTGCGGTATCAAACCCCGTGGGTGAAGAAGAAGCCGAGCGAGTATTTTATGGATCATGTATATATAGGTTCTCAGCCGATTGAAACGGGACCTAATCCGGCAGCCTTCAAGCAAATGCTGGAATGGATGAACGGGAAGGAGAAGCTGTTATTCTGCAGCGATTATCCGCATTGGGACTTTGATTCTCCAGCGATGGCCTTACCCAAGCTGGATGAGGAAACTTCGGCGAATATTTACTACAACAATGCAGCGCGATTATACAAACTTGGTTCTTGGGCGAAGGAGGGAAGTGTATGA
- a CDS encoding LacI family DNA-binding transcriptional regulator, producing MMNKMLPLIAEPAYTLTSWYTKTVAGIESEAGRRGLKLTVYPTELNDVMEEIPNPGAILVLGSSAAWEQTVLNQLHAAGVHPILVSTHFHEMQSSSSYIALDHSRAACELTRSVIDSGCKRLAFCGMNPDSLTDLLKHRGYVTAHSQANILVHDEDIYRMDGSISRCFEKLLPMLPQYDAVICTNDVVAVLLIQTLKEISPNLLSRLSITGFGDTMTGRITTPSLTTVTLDYAEAGRKAVDLLLYLVKHDKVVSSSITVASHIQTRETTSGFHDMPVDEGSHLTLSKSSNAVSARTEQQFYRMEHLLQESDSLDLDILRALLTGNTYESLSEHINLSVTAIKYRIKKMLIRSESTSKAELLKLISTYVEQSDNLKNLYGCSG from the coding sequence ATGATGAACAAGATGTTGCCGCTGATTGCGGAGCCCGCTTATACCCTGACCAGTTGGTACACAAAGACGGTTGCCGGCATTGAATCCGAAGCCGGGCGGAGAGGGTTAAAACTTACCGTATATCCAACAGAGCTGAATGATGTCATGGAAGAGATACCAAACCCGGGAGCCATTCTTGTTCTTGGCAGCTCCGCGGCGTGGGAACAAACCGTATTGAATCAGTTGCATGCCGCGGGCGTTCATCCCATTCTCGTGAGTACGCATTTCCATGAGATGCAGTCCTCCTCGAGCTACATAGCCCTCGACCATTCCCGGGCTGCATGCGAATTGACCCGATCTGTTATAGATTCGGGCTGTAAGCGCCTGGCCTTCTGCGGCATGAATCCGGACTCCCTTACCGATTTACTGAAGCACCGGGGATATGTTACGGCTCATTCGCAGGCAAATATTCTAGTCCATGATGAGGACATTTACAGAATGGACGGCTCCATAAGCCGTTGTTTTGAGAAACTTTTACCGATGCTTCCTCAATACGACGCCGTGATATGCACGAACGATGTTGTCGCCGTCCTTTTGATCCAAACATTGAAAGAAATCTCACCTAACTTGTTATCCCGCTTGTCGATCACCGGTTTTGGCGATACGATGACGGGCCGGATTACAACCCCTTCCTTAACCACGGTGACGCTGGATTATGCTGAAGCTGGCCGGAAAGCCGTGGATCTTCTTCTTTATCTTGTTAAGCATGATAAGGTCGTCTCTTCTTCCATAACGGTTGCCAGCCACATTCAAACTAGGGAAACGACCTCCGGTTTCCACGACATGCCGGTGGACGAAGGATCACATTTAACGCTCTCCAAATCTTCGAATGCAGTTTCAGCCCGAACGGAACAACAATTTTACCGAATGGAGCACCTCTTGCAGGAATCGGATTCATTAGACCTGGATATTCTTCGCGCCCTGCTCACAGGCAACACCTACGAATCCCTGTCGGAACATATAAACCTGTCGGTGACCGCAATCAAATACAGAATAAAAAAGATGCTGATTCGGTCCGAATCAACATCTAAAGCGGAGCTCCTGAAGCTCATCAGCACTTATGTGGAACAGAGCGACAACCTGAAAAATCTGTACGGGTGTTCAGGATAG
- a CDS encoding AraC family transcriptional regulator, giving the protein MRAWQQKGRTTSTRPIHSFETGDIEYSPHWHDEIEVVYVMQGRQRVGLNQDSYTLGEGDLFLIHSGQVHHYAPLPEGSRVFIIQYGLTLYDELAEKVRVRIVAQPHIPKPRQGEDGKLYMRLLKPVLELYQESLQQDQECPLAVKASIYELMKIVYRDVPHQVYSGYEQTRHRTKLERLQHVFDYVEAHYANELKLNQLAAVSNMSVYHFSRFFKEATGMTVGRYITSYRVTEADRLLQLTDVPVTEIAYRCGFRSIPTFNRVFKQLRGCSPSAVRKINLS; this is encoded by the coding sequence GTGCGCGCGTGGCAACAGAAAGGCAGGACGACCTCAACGCGTCCGATCCATAGTTTTGAGACCGGGGATATTGAATATTCCCCCCATTGGCATGACGAGATCGAGGTTGTTTACGTTATGCAAGGGCGGCAACGAGTAGGGTTAAATCAGGATTCCTATACGTTAGGAGAGGGAGATCTGTTCCTCATTCATTCGGGTCAGGTTCATCATTATGCTCCTCTGCCTGAAGGAAGCCGTGTATTCATCATCCAATACGGTTTAACTTTGTATGATGAGCTCGCGGAGAAAGTTAGGGTCAGGATTGTCGCGCAACCCCATATCCCCAAGCCCCGGCAGGGGGAGGACGGGAAACTGTATATGCGACTTCTGAAGCCGGTACTGGAGCTTTATCAGGAGAGCTTGCAACAGGATCAGGAATGCCCCCTGGCGGTGAAGGCAAGCATCTATGAACTTATGAAAATCGTTTACCGCGATGTCCCGCATCAGGTCTACTCCGGCTATGAACAAACGAGGCACAGAACGAAACTGGAAAGGCTGCAACATGTTTTCGATTATGTGGAAGCGCATTATGCTAACGAGCTGAAGCTGAATCAGCTCGCCGCTGTATCCAACATGAGCGTGTACCATTTCTCCCGCTTCTTTAAGGAGGCCACAGGTATGACCGTCGGCCGATATATAACGAGTTACCGTGTCACGGAAGCGGACAGGCTGCTTCAGCTTACGGATGTTCCGGTAACGGAAATTGCTTACCGCTGCGGGTTTCGAAGCATCCCTACGTTTAACCGGGTATTCAAACAACTCCGGGGATGTTCGCCATCGGCCGTAAGGAAAATAAATCTATCCTGA
- a CDS encoding glycoside hydrolase family 3 protein: MTSTSISYMDRTLTASERATQLLALMNIKEKIAQMQCVFLQELMDENGDLSKKHLISEHGLGGIAFERIMMPHSLEKEVEIVNGVLRHCKENTRLGIPPFISAEALHGLCLKGATSFPQAIGLAAMWNPELMEEVSGVIAAESKARGIRQVLSPTIDMARDLRWGRVEETYGEDPVLTSKTAVSFCRSLESAGIVTTPKHFVANSGDGGRDSGPVYHSERVLKSLYFVPYQACIEEAGVRSVMASYNALDSIPVGLNKWLLTDMLKGYLGFKGFVVTDYGLMHKAKTLHRVEDNDYARIAARAVKAGLHREIPSFLGENGYSSLEEALDRGLLVEEDIDALVVDILRVKFERGLFDEELSLDFKETEAVTACAKHGEVAYRAATKSIVMLKNDNVLPLVKGGKVAIMGSLAKAPKLGGYSTWGIEVPSLADVMEEAEVVEPAAGQGQSYSVIPQKVFSCITDQGIEQGLYGYFKPDKTYCGQPVVKRTDAELHFDWSDGPVAQHAQFPAGGEFSAEWKGFIEAPASGQFSFCMEANGGISLSIDGEMLIDRFHDTVSDCQYACYDLEKGKKYPISVMFGTSGTSPRLKLTWDYQPDRVQPRTDYASLLEGYETVIVTAGLTEGEGSDRANLDLTQSVEKLITDVADLGKQVIVVLYGGSAVTMQHWVSKAGAILHVWYPGQAGSSAIADILYGAVNPAGRLPITFPQHVAQLPMCYNTEPRGRNSGYNDMPDKPLFPFGFGLSYTTFEYGTPKLSKTTVDKDEETTLSIEVRNTGGVDGDEVVQLYIRDLYGTVATPLFSLKDYKRVTVEAGECVHVTFTITPRMLRLLDESLNWIVEPGDFELMLGSSSADIRQTVRLTVV, from the coding sequence ATGACCTCTACCAGCATTAGTTATATGGACCGAACGCTGACAGCATCTGAACGCGCAACACAATTGTTAGCACTGATGAACATCAAGGAGAAAATTGCCCAGATGCAATGTGTTTTTCTCCAGGAGCTTATGGATGAGAACGGAGATTTGTCGAAGAAGCATCTGATTAGTGAACATGGCTTGGGCGGAATCGCCTTTGAACGGATTATGATGCCGCATTCGCTGGAGAAGGAAGTGGAAATCGTAAACGGCGTATTGCGTCATTGCAAGGAAAATACGCGGCTGGGCATCCCTCCGTTCATTTCGGCGGAGGCGCTGCACGGGTTATGCCTTAAAGGGGCCACATCGTTCCCTCAGGCGATCGGACTCGCGGCCATGTGGAATCCGGAGCTTATGGAAGAAGTATCGGGTGTCATCGCGGCGGAGAGCAAAGCGCGCGGTATACGCCAAGTGCTGTCGCCTACCATCGATATGGCGAGAGATTTACGGTGGGGAAGGGTGGAAGAAACGTATGGCGAGGACCCGGTGCTCACGTCCAAGACGGCGGTCAGCTTCTGCCGAAGCTTAGAGTCGGCGGGAATTGTAACCACGCCCAAGCACTTCGTTGCGAATAGCGGGGACGGCGGAAGGGACAGCGGGCCTGTCTATCATTCGGAGCGAGTTTTGAAATCTCTGTATTTTGTACCGTATCAGGCATGTATTGAGGAAGCGGGCGTACGCTCGGTGATGGCATCTTATAACGCTTTGGACAGCATCCCAGTCGGACTCAACAAGTGGCTTCTGACAGATATGCTCAAAGGCTACCTTGGGTTTAAAGGCTTTGTTGTGACGGATTACGGTCTTATGCACAAAGCGAAAACCTTGCATCGGGTGGAGGACAATGACTATGCGCGTATTGCCGCGCGAGCGGTCAAGGCTGGATTGCACCGGGAGATTCCAAGCTTCCTTGGCGAGAACGGGTATTCTTCCTTAGAGGAAGCTTTGGACCGCGGACTGCTGGTTGAGGAAGACATTGATGCTCTGGTCGTTGATATTCTTCGGGTGAAATTTGAACGGGGACTGTTTGATGAGGAACTCTCGCTGGACTTCAAAGAAACTGAAGCCGTTACAGCATGCGCGAAGCACGGTGAAGTGGCCTATCGCGCCGCGACGAAATCCATCGTTATGCTAAAGAACGACAATGTCCTGCCCCTGGTCAAAGGCGGGAAGGTCGCGATCATGGGATCACTTGCCAAAGCGCCTAAATTAGGGGGATATTCCACTTGGGGCATCGAGGTCCCTTCCTTGGCTGATGTGATGGAAGAAGCGGAGGTTGTGGAGCCGGCGGCAGGACAGGGGCAATCCTACTCGGTCATCCCGCAGAAAGTGTTTAGTTGCATCACGGATCAAGGCATAGAGCAAGGGTTATACGGTTATTTCAAACCGGATAAGACGTATTGCGGCCAGCCTGTGGTGAAGCGGACGGATGCGGAACTTCACTTTGACTGGTCGGATGGGCCTGTAGCGCAGCATGCTCAATTCCCTGCTGGCGGGGAATTCTCAGCCGAGTGGAAAGGATTTATTGAAGCGCCCGCAAGCGGGCAATTTTCGTTCTGCATGGAAGCTAACGGCGGAATTTCACTGAGCATAGACGGGGAAATGTTAATTGATCGGTTTCATGATACGGTCAGTGATTGTCAATACGCATGTTACGATCTGGAAAAAGGAAAGAAATATCCGATTTCCGTCATGTTCGGAACCTCAGGCACATCTCCGAGGTTAAAGCTGACTTGGGATTATCAGCCTGACCGGGTGCAACCGCGGACGGATTATGCCTCGCTGTTGGAAGGTTATGAAACGGTCATCGTGACGGCTGGACTGACGGAAGGGGAGGGGAGCGACCGTGCCAACCTCGACCTGACGCAGTCCGTGGAGAAGCTGATTACGGATGTGGCCGATCTGGGGAAGCAAGTGATTGTTGTGCTGTACGGGGGCAGCGCGGTGACCATGCAACACTGGGTGAGTAAAGCGGGCGCCATCCTCCATGTATGGTATCCAGGTCAAGCGGGATCGAGTGCGATTGCCGATATTCTTTATGGAGCTGTCAATCCGGCGGGCCGCCTGCCCATCACATTCCCTCAGCATGTGGCGCAGTTGCCCATGTGTTATAATACGGAGCCCCGCGGGCGCAACAGCGGCTATAATGATATGCCGGATAAACCGTTGTTTCCATTCGGTTTCGGTCTCAGCTATACGACCTTTGAATACGGAACACCGAAGTTATCGAAGACGACGGTGGACAAGGACGAAGAAACGACGCTTTCAATCGAGGTGAGGAACACAGGAGGAGTGGACGGCGATGAGGTTGTACAGCTGTATATTCGCGATTTGTACGGTACTGTGGCCACTCCATTGTTCTCGCTCAAAGACTATAAACGAGTGACGGTCGAAGCGGGTGAGTGTGTCCATGTGACATTCACCATCACCCCGCGTATGCTGAGATTGTTAGATGAATCGTTGAACTGGATCGTAGAGCCCGGTGATTTCGAGTTGATGTTGGGTTCCTCGTCAGCGGATATCAGGCAAACCGTGCGTTTAACGGTGGTTTAA
- a CDS encoding glycoside hydrolase family protein, with the protein MSNPINEKLLPAPKNGGFRMDDYFVWCGSVIQGEDGKYHMFASRWPKALGFGWQWLFNSEIVRAISDTPEGPYTFQEVVMERRHRSYFDAMNQHNPSIKYWKGTYYLYYFGTTFGGPVPEAGEFISPERAIEVWNRKRIGVAVSTSVFGPWERMDQPLLEPRTPGHWDCTITTNPSAVIMPDGTTYMIYKSREYAHAPLQLGIVKAPHPAGPFERLSDSPILQFDDGNIHVEDPYLWYQDDQFHVLMKDDFKNNGGGITGEWGAGVYATSEDCVHWKLHPEPLSYTRDVVWDDGTVTKQSNLERPNLLFHDGKPTHLFLATGNGDEPWDIQGVTWNMVIPLKTISNQE; encoded by the coding sequence TTGAGTAACCCTATAAATGAGAAGTTGCTTCCCGCACCCAAGAACGGCGGTTTTCGTATGGATGATTATTTTGTCTGGTGCGGTTCAGTCATTCAAGGCGAAGACGGGAAGTATCATATGTTCGCATCGAGATGGCCAAAGGCGTTGGGTTTCGGGTGGCAGTGGCTGTTTAACAGTGAAATCGTAAGAGCTATAAGCGATACGCCGGAGGGTCCTTACACCTTTCAGGAAGTTGTGATGGAGAGACGTCATCGTTCCTACTTCGACGCGATGAATCAGCATAATCCTTCGATTAAATATTGGAAGGGAACTTATTATTTATATTATTTCGGAACGACCTTCGGCGGACCTGTTCCCGAAGCGGGGGAGTTCATCTCCCCTGAACGGGCCATCGAAGTATGGAACCGCAAGCGAATCGGTGTTGCCGTCTCCACATCGGTATTCGGCCCTTGGGAGCGGATGGATCAGCCACTGCTGGAGCCTCGCACCCCCGGCCATTGGGATTGTACCATCACGACCAATCCATCCGCGGTAATCATGCCTGACGGCACGACGTACATGATCTATAAATCCAGGGAGTACGCGCACGCTCCGTTACAACTGGGCATCGTGAAAGCGCCGCATCCCGCAGGTCCTTTCGAGCGGTTAAGCGACTCTCCGATTCTGCAGTTTGATGACGGAAATATTCATGTGGAAGATCCTTATCTGTGGTATCAGGACGATCAGTTTCATGTTCTCATGAAAGATGATTTCAAGAACAACGGAGGCGGAATTACAGGTGAGTGGGGGGCGGGGGTCTACGCGACAAGCGAGGATTGCGTCCACTGGAAGCTGCATCCTGAACCTCTATCCTATACGCGGGACGTCGTTTGGGACGACGGCACTGTCACGAAGCAGAGCAATCTGGAAAGACCTAATCTGTTGTTCCACGACGGTAAGCCAACCCACCTGTTTCTCGCAACCGGTAACGGTGATGAACCTTGGGATATTCAGGGGGTTACGTGGAACATGGTTATACCGCTTAAAACCATATCAAATCAGGAGTGA
- the fucU gene encoding L-fucose mutarotase encodes MLKGIPPIISPDLIKILMEMGHGDEIVLADCNFPAASHTSRVVRCDGHGLPDLLKAVLSLMPLDTYTDSPIALMSVVPGDLAETTIWHKYRCIIDQETTSPIDYLERYAFYERAKKAYAIVATGERALYANIILKKGIFV; translated from the coding sequence ATGTTAAAAGGAATTCCGCCAATCATATCGCCGGATTTGATTAAAATCTTGATGGAAATGGGTCATGGTGACGAGATTGTACTGGCCGATTGCAATTTTCCGGCCGCCAGCCATACCAGCCGAGTGGTGAGATGCGATGGGCACGGTTTACCGGATTTGTTGAAGGCGGTGCTGTCACTGATGCCCCTGGATACATACACGGATAGCCCGATTGCGCTGATGTCCGTCGTTCCGGGAGATCTGGCGGAGACAACCATATGGCATAAATACAGATGTATCATTGATCAGGAAACGACCTCTCCCATCGATTACCTGGAGCGATATGCGTTCTACGAACGCGCGAAGAAAGCCTATGCGATTGTGGCGACAGGGGAGCGCGCGCTCTATGCCAATATTATATTGAAGAAAGGCATATTTGTTTAG
- a CDS encoding DMT family transporter: MAWMYLVCAGVFEMTGVAMMNKAQKDRHWTSYALLSGSFAVSFILLWFAMRTLPMGTAYAVWTGIGAAGGTLIGMIVYGETKSLKRILFLCMVLGSAIGLKLVS, encoded by the coding sequence ATGGCATGGATGTATCTGGTATGCGCGGGTGTTTTTGAAATGACAGGTGTGGCCATGATGAATAAAGCGCAAAAGGACCGGCATTGGACTTCGTACGCGTTGTTGTCGGGCAGTTTCGCTGTGAGCTTCATCTTGCTCTGGTTCGCGATGCGCACGTTGCCCATGGGAACGGCTTATGCCGTATGGACGGGGATCGGGGCTGCCGGCGGTACACTAATCGGGATGATTGTGTACGGTGAAACAAAAAGTTTGAAGCGGATTCTGTTCCTTTGTATGGTGCTTGGTTCGGCCATCGGATTGAAGTTAGTTTCTTAA
- a CDS encoding DMT family transporter yields MNQSWLKVFLAAFFEVGWVIGLKHSVTWWQWGATVVAITVSFYALIAASRKLPVGTVYAVFVGLGTAGTVLAESFLFGETLYGIKIALIVLLLVGVIGLKATHGEEPVNAKEAE; encoded by the coding sequence ATGAATCAATCATGGTTGAAGGTGTTTTTGGCGGCTTTTTTTGAAGTAGGATGGGTGATTGGCTTGAAGCATTCCGTAACCTGGTGGCAATGGGGTGCTACGGTGGTCGCCATTACGGTCAGTTTTTACGCGTTGATCGCGGCTTCCCGGAAGTTGCCGGTCGGTACGGTTTACGCGGTATTTGTAGGTTTGGGGACAGCGGGTACGGTGCTTGCGGAATCATTCCTTTTTGGCGAAACCTTATACGGGATTAAAATTGCGCTTATTGTGCTGCTGTTAGTAGGTGTGATCGGCCTGAAAGCCACGCACGGGGAAGAACCGGTAAATGCGAAGGAGGCGGAGTAA